The nucleotide window TTTCTGATATGCAGACTGAAAATGTCACCTAAAGTGATGTTAATGCACAAATCCATAAAGAGGgaacaaaatcaaaatatgaaatattagaaGAGGGAGTGTTAGTTTTAACATAGTGTGAAAGCTTTATGTTGTTTCCAGTCCTGATAACAACAGCGTGACAGCACATATATGGCTGGTGTTCAAGGATCCCAGGTCAAACAAGGAAAACACAAGAAGGAGAATTGAAAGCATCTTACGTCATATGCTGGAGAACCACTCAGGATCCCCTATTACAGATCCAAGGTCTTTGATGCTCATGGGTAAGCTTACCTATTGGATGACAGCAGTGCCACTGTATCATTTGTGTGAAGGACAGGTCATAAACACCAACTACAAATTTGATCTTTAGCATAATTTTAAAGGAATGTCATCATAGAGAGATTTTCATTCTGTCATTCATATCCTAATAATATTACAATTTGTAGTTGGTTAGAACGAGAAGGGATGGCTTCTCATTCTAAGTAGATACTAATATACTTATCAAACATTTTAagcaatgtgtttgtttttattttcttgatgtatgAAAATTAATATTAGACTAGCAATTCTAATACTTGTCTCTCTTTAGAAGTTGTAATTATATACTGACATGAATCAGATTTGCTTATTGAACTTACACTTTTTTCAAGAGAAAATCGTCCCGATTTTTGACCTTGGATTATGTAGATTATAGCTCCAGgcaatgaaaatataatttctcaAGTTGAATTATGAAGATGGTACTTGAATATAATATGTTGAAAtgtaacaaaaaatttaaatatgctaattctttcatttctctgataCTTTGTTCTGGATTCTACATTACTGCTAGACCCCTCTGGTCTGTGGAAAATGCTATCTCCATTGACAAGTTTAAATTTACTGTGGACTTTTTGGTGTATTTCAGAAATCAGTAAGGTTGATGCTGAAAAGATGATCAACAACCGTAAGTTCATATCCCTTTCCAGCAACACGGGAGGTAATCTAAACCACAATAGTCAAGATCATTGCCACAGGGTACAGTGGATTTTAGATGTAATAATAACTTACTCAATCTTCCAAACACTCCTAGAGTGGGGTATGATTACAATTGTATCTTAGAGATGATGGCATTGAAGCACAAAGATTGCCTGGATTCATCCAGGTTGCAAATGATAGGGCCAAGATTCAAATTCAGTGAGTCTAGTGGCAGAGACCATGAGTTAACCAAGGCTTTGTCTTCCAAAACTCACATATTCTCCAAGGGTTAAAGTCACTGTGTGAGAGACTCTTGATTCACTGTAAGGATGATTCTATTCTTATCCAGTGCTGGATGGTGACAGTATCACATATAACCAAACCAGAACAGCTGAAAACCCAGGTCACCTTCAGCATTGTCATCAAATTAATATCTTTCTATCCTCAATGAAAATCAAACCAACCCATTCTGAAGGCTGCGGGAGACGACCAAGAATGTCAGCAACCTATGATCGAATCAAGGGAGGTTCCACTGCTCAGAAAGGAGAATGGCCATGGCAAGCAAGTCTCAGAGTGAATGGCAGACATTATTGTGGAGCATCACTAATCGGGGCAAGATTCCTGCTGACAGCAGCTCACTGCCTTCAAAGGTAAGTTCATCATGTTCTCTAAGGTTGGGGAAACCCAAGGAACTAGGCAGTTTTTAATCTTAGACAAATTGTCTTCCATCCTCATGGGTGTCCAAGTTTGAAAAATAGATTGCAAGTAAGCCTAACTCAGCCTTTCCTACGTTTACCAGTAAAAATAGAAAGagtgattacttttttttttttttttttttcaagacagggtttccctgtgtagcttttcacctttcctggaactctcttggtagcccaggcaggcctcgaactcacagagatctgcctggttctgcctcctgagttctgggattaaaggcatgtgccaccaccacctgtgagtgattacatttttattgatttttatgttgttCATTTTTAATATGCTTTTTTTCTTACACAAGTCTTATTTTTGATCAATTTATACTTCAGATCTTAAAACACTTGCAGTTGCCCTACAGTATCATAtatctcttctttccctctgaTTCATCACATATACCCAAGTCTTTTGGTCATTTAGGTAAATATGACTCAGTCTAAAATGTTGTTTTCTCTAAAAGTAAAAATTTCCTTCCTCTTTGGCATGCAGATTTATGTCCTGTTTATTGGCTTTATTAATTACTTGCATAAATATCATACATTTATAATTACCCATGTGTATGTACAACTTGCATTAAATTTAAGCTTCTTTAAGGCAAGGACTCTATCCCCATATCTAGTGTACTGTGAAGAGATTCAAACAAGATGtttcaaaaatgaattaaaaaaattaaattgtatggggctggagaggtggatcagcagttaagagcacttgctgaggacctgagtttggttcctatcCCTACCCAGCTACTCCCAATTGTCTATAAGTACAGTTGTGAGGGATCCCATACCTTCTTCTCACCTTCAAGAGTTCAAGGTATGCACACAGTGTACAGACATATGTACAAGCACAgtattcatacatgtaaaataaataaatcagaaaaaattaaaaatcagccTGTGTCATTGCAATGGGCTATAATGCAAGGAAATATTGACGCCATAAAAAACATATGGAAGATGTGAATTTTCTACCATATGCTATAAAATACAGTATTtctggcatttaaaaataaattcaaaaatatgtgttttttgtttccttAGGACAAATAATCCAAAAAATTTAACTATTAGTTTTGGCACTGAAGTAACTCCACCCTACATGCAACATTATGTTCAAGAAGTTATTATTCATGAAAACTATGTTAAGGGGGAACATCACGATGACATTGCTGTTATCATGCTCACTGAAAGAGTTTTATTCAAGAATGATGTTCATCGGGTTTGTCTTCCGGAAGCCACAGAGATTTTCCCACCAGGTGAAGGAGTCGTTGTTACAGGATGGGGAGCGCTTTCGCACAATGGTGAGTCCAATGGTAGCACACAGCATAAGATACAGGGGCAATGTGAACATGTAGCCATCTGAGCACATCATGCCAGGCAGCGTTTTATCTCCAGATGCACCATCCTTCAGGCCATCCCTCAGGGAATATTGCTCAGGACCTTTCAGAGTGCTTTGGTTTAAAACCTTCAAAGGAGACCATTTTAAGAATAGAGACTCTGTCCTGTAGAGACGAATAGTGTAGAGACGAATAGAAAAGTTTCTGGACCAATGatgtaagaaggaaaaaaatggtaaCACTTGAAAGGTGTTTTTAGTGAATATTTtggacatttatttttcattagttttgagtggacagagagagagagagagagagagagagagagagaggagagagagagagagagagggaggagagagagggagagagagaatgggggagtgtgtgtgtttgtgtttatcttAAAAAAAGACAAGTGTCCATTCTGGTCAGGTCCTCAgctttggtgatattttaattgtgctgaaatgtgattatgttatatgttaataaataaagttttcctggagatcagaggttattAGCAgagagccaggaatagaagttaggtggtggtagcccacacccttaatctgatcacatggcaggcagagtctgtgtggtcaaggacacagccaagcttggtgatccttgagtctttaatcccagtatcaaccatagaaaccaggaagtctgtatagacaggcagtgacaaggaagtcatgtggctgggtttagagcccatgagaaggcagaacaggaaagcaataaaactcaagacacacaggaagaaggtctctttctcaggggaaagatggcagtgagtggtaagataaggtggtcttggctcttCGCTAGTGCTTTCGCTAGTGCTtggatctcttgggcttttaaatctgtatttggctctgtgtttcttatttaataagaacatttagaatttcatctatacTCAGCACCTGTTTTTTTCTGACCATATTGACCATGCTTACTTCCTATAGGAGAATCCCCACTATTACTTCAGAAAGCATCTGTTAAAATTATTGACACAAACACTTGTAATGCTGAAGAAGCTTACAATGGCAGGATAC belongs to Onychomys torridus chromosome 10, mOncTor1.1, whole genome shotgun sequence and includes:
- the Tmprss11b gene encoding transmembrane protease serine 11B — encoded protein: MSFIYRPVMASRKSYPLWVIVLGVLGVGAVLGVTIGLLVHFLAVENKVYYYQGSFKVLNIPYNRNYERETSPESNDLSEILETKMVDAFQNSNIYRQYISSQIITLVPDNNSVTAHIWLVFKDPRSNKENTRRRIESILRHMLENHSGSPITDPRSLMLMEISKVDAEKMINNRCGRRPRMSATYDRIKGGSTAQKGEWPWQASLRVNGRHYCGASLIGARFLLTAAHCLQRTNNPKNLTISFGTEVTPPYMQHYVQEVIIHENYVKGEHHDDIAVIMLTERVLFKNDVHRVCLPEATEIFPPGEGVVVTGWGALSHNGESPLLLQKASVKIIDTNTCNAEEAYNGRILDTMLCAGYMEGNIDACQGDSGGPLVHPNSRGIWYLVGIVSWGHECGKINKPGVYMRVTAYRDWIASKTGI